In the genome of Kozakia baliensis, the window TTACGCCCAATCCCTGCCTTTTGTCGATCCTGAACGGATCGGGATGCTCGGCATCTGCGGCGGGGGCGGCTATTCGATCAAGGCCACGATTATCGACAAACGGATCAAAGCGCTGGTCAGCATCACCGGCGTGAACTTCGGGCGACTGATGCGCGAAGGATTCAGCAATTTTGATCCGCTCGGCGCGCTTGAAGGCATGGCGGCGCAGCGGACCGCCGAAAATGGGGGAGCAAAAGAAGATATCAATATTTTCGTCCCCGGCAGTGTCGAAGAGGCGAAAGCGGCCGGAATCAAGGATATCGACGTTCTCGGAGCGACCGATTACTATCGCAACCGCTGCCCGGCCGAGGGTGCGGGCACCCGGATGCTGGTGTCACATGCTGCGCCAGCGGTAGCCTGGGATGCCTTCGCCTTCGCTGAAACCTTGCTCACGCAGCCCTTGATGGTGGTTTTCGGTGACAAGCCTGGCGGCTTCGGTGCTTATCGCGACGGCATGGAAATCTATGGTCGCGCCGCCTCGAAGGACAAGGAGCTTGTCGTGATCGAAGGTTGGTCGCACTACGACCTATATGACAATGCCGTGCCCACCGGCATTGCTCTGGACCGCCTTGTACCCTTCTTCAAGCGGCACCTCAGTGATATGCCCGCTGGCAGCGCGACAAACCCCGCCGAAGCCAATCACTGAATGCTTTAATTCATTGCCACTTCCGCACTCTGTAAGACCATTGTGCGGGAGTGCTACCTCATATTTCCATCAGAACAAAAAGCAGTGGATGGTCCGCTTCCGCCCAGATGGCCGCTCAAAGCAGACAGTTCGTTCTCCCCCCCGATCTGCCTGTCTGCTCAGCGATACAGGAGCAGACAGGCAGCAGTCGCCCTCATCTCGGTCATAAGCGGAGCCGTTCAAGCATGTGAGAAGCGGACGGTCTGCAACAGTTCTCGTTATCTGCGGATATCCCCGTCCAAACTTCTGATTGCTGCATTTGCAGCTGATCAGGAGAAAGTATCATGGAGAAGAAAACGCGTTTTCCA includes:
- a CDS encoding alpha/beta hydrolase, with amino-acid sequence MKTVSIRNPGMSWDIAANILVPPGFDEGKRYPAVISNHPIGSCKEQTAGNVYGAALATAGFVVIVPDASFQGGSGGEPRWLEDPEQRVRDYRDVVDYAQSLPFVDPERIGMLGICGGGGYSIKATIIDKRIKALVSITGVNFGRLMREGFSNFDPLGALEGMAAQRTAENGGAKEDINIFVPGSVEEAKAAGIKDIDVLGATDYYRNRCPAEGAGTRMLVSHAAPAVAWDAFAFAETLLTQPLMVVFGDKPGGFGAYRDGMEIYGRAASKDKELVVIEGWSHYDLYDNAVPTGIALDRLVPFFKRHLSDMPAGSATNPAEANH